One genomic segment of Candidatus Sulfotelmatobacter sp. includes these proteins:
- a CDS encoding O-antigen ligase family protein: MFLIWVASGYWTVAPMSIAVGVLAAITLARWTIRPGPRWSRSPMDLAGAGWAVALALSALFAVDRSASLPRLTKALFPFLVGLTAWQARDSRVGRPAVYALLISATLSAATGLAIYFAKGAAYPARARGPVGHYITFGGQLMIACCVALALLLRARGGRARALAAVALAVCGAALAFTYTRSSWLGLIAGAAVMLAVRRPWALAALAALVALAARFGPAGFRARFLSAFDPANANNQQRELMWQAGARMFRDHPLTGVGLQDLHALYQRYKSPGAWEPAGHLHSVPVQVAATMGTVGLLALLGLWIGLARTTGWRLVARAR, from the coding sequence GTGTTCCTGATCTGGGTCGCGTCGGGCTACTGGACGGTGGCGCCCATGTCGATCGCCGTCGGGGTGCTGGCGGCGATCACGCTGGCGCGCTGGACGATTCGCCCGGGGCCGCGCTGGAGCCGCTCCCCCATGGATCTCGCCGGGGCGGGCTGGGCCGTCGCGCTGGCGCTCTCCGCGCTGTTCGCCGTGGACCGCTCGGCGAGCCTGCCGCGCCTCACCAAGGCGCTCTTCCCGTTCCTGGTCGGGCTCACCGCCTGGCAGGCGCGCGATTCTCGAGTGGGCCGGCCGGCGGTGTATGCCCTGCTGATCTCCGCGACGCTTTCCGCAGCCACCGGCCTCGCGATCTACTTCGCGAAGGGCGCGGCCTACCCGGCGCGAGCGCGCGGGCCGGTCGGGCACTACATCACCTTTGGCGGGCAGCTGATGATCGCCTGCTGCGTGGCGCTCGCGCTTCTGCTCCGGGCCCGCGGCGGCCGCGCGCGCGCGCTCGCCGCCGTGGCGCTGGCGGTGTGCGGCGCGGCGCTCGCCTTCACCTACACGCGCAGCAGCTGGCTCGGGCTGATCGCCGGCGCCGCGGTGATGCTGGCGGTGAGGCGACCATGGGCACTGGCGGCGCTCGCCGCGCTGGTCGCGCTGGCGGCGCGCTTCGGCCCGGCCGGATTTCGAGCGCGCTTCCTCAGCGCCTTCGATCCGGCCAACGCCAACAATCAGCAGCGCGAACTGATGTGGCAGGCGGGCGCGCGCATGTTCCGCGACCATCCACTTACCGGCGTCGGACTGCAGGACCTGCACGCGCTCTACCAGCGCTACAAGTCCCCGGGCGCCTGGGAGCCGGCCGGGCATCTGCACAGCGTGCCGGTCCAGGTAGCGGCCACCATGGGCACGGTGGGGCTGCTCGCGCTACTCGGGCTGTGGATCGGTCTCGCTCGCACCACCGGCTGGCGACTGGTCGCGCGCGCGCGGC